A genomic window from Litoribacterium kuwaitense includes:
- a CDS encoding phytoene desaturase family protein, with translation MKLAFIGSGIGSLTTALLLSKEGFTIDIYEAESEPGGRLRYLQRGPYKIDAGPTIVLLPEMLLSILEQGGIARQELDLIKCDPLYQICFPDGTSYVKYPDVNRQKEELLRVFPQDVRYFEQFMKDMKQHYEIGDAMFLNRSFSRRSSAFHPKMLHSLFKLKAYQSVRQRAASYFSNEKLIDAYSLQTLYIGGDPMSSPGLYSLIPYSEHAHGLYYLKKGYAGLASLLKSVLEERGVRFHFNELINKIDYDASGVKGVRSEAREETYDKVIFNGELPRLYDLLGHMKKRAPSFIPSSGCFLLYYGLSTHYENKMTHQFFLPEQFLYHMKQVFKTKELPTNPSFYTFYPSAIDSTLAPEGHSVLYVLVPVPSGDGVDWEREKERFASMIEEQIEQRAFPEFKKHIVWRDVKTPLDAKADGLFEGGSFGIAPVLKQSGMFRPQMKPLPIDGLYAVGASIHPGGGIPIVMQGAKLLADEMMQKPAQWGRGELG, from the coding sequence GTGAAGCTTGCTTTTATAGGTAGTGGGATTGGTAGCTTAACGACAGCTCTCCTTTTATCGAAGGAAGGGTTTACGATTGATATCTATGAAGCCGAGTCCGAGCCAGGAGGGCGGCTTCGCTACTTGCAGCGGGGTCCATATAAAATTGATGCCGGCCCGACGATTGTGCTGCTGCCGGAAATGCTGCTTTCCATTCTTGAACAAGGAGGAATTGCACGCCAAGAGCTCGACTTAATTAAGTGCGATCCACTTTATCAAATTTGTTTCCCTGATGGCACCTCCTATGTGAAATATCCAGATGTCAACAGACAGAAGGAAGAACTGTTGCGAGTCTTTCCTCAAGATGTTCGTTATTTTGAACAGTTTATGAAAGATATGAAGCAGCATTATGAGATTGGCGATGCAATGTTTTTAAATCGTTCGTTTTCAAGACGTAGCTCTGCTTTCCACCCGAAAATGCTCCACTCTCTTTTTAAGTTAAAAGCCTATCAATCTGTTAGGCAACGAGCGGCCTCGTATTTCTCAAATGAGAAGCTCATTGATGCTTATAGCCTGCAAACGCTGTACATTGGTGGCGATCCAATGTCATCGCCAGGACTGTATTCGTTAATTCCATATAGTGAACATGCACATGGCTTGTATTATTTGAAAAAAGGTTATGCCGGATTGGCGTCGTTATTAAAAAGCGTTTTGGAGGAGCGGGGCGTTCGCTTTCATTTTAATGAGTTGATCAACAAGATAGACTATGACGCAAGTGGTGTTAAAGGGGTTCGTTCTGAAGCGCGTGAAGAAACCTATGACAAAGTCATCTTTAACGGTGAATTACCGCGATTGTACGATTTGTTAGGACATATGAAAAAGAGAGCACCTTCATTTATCCCCTCTTCAGGTTGCTTTTTACTTTATTACGGGTTGTCTACTCATTATGAAAATAAGATGACGCATCAGTTCTTTTTGCCAGAACAGTTTTTGTATCATATGAAACAGGTGTTTAAGACGAAAGAGCTCCCAACCAATCCGTCATTTTATACGTTCTACCCTTCAGCCATTGACAGTACATTGGCACCTGAGGGACATAGTGTTTTATACGTTCTCGTTCCGGTGCCTTCCGGAGATGGAGTGGATTGGGAGCGAGAAAAGGAACGTTTTGCTTCGATGATTGAAGAACAAATCGAACAAAGGGCTTTTCCTGAATTTAAAAAACATATCGTTTGGCGAGATGTGAAAACGCCTTTAGATGCAAAGGCGGATGGCCTTTTTGAAGGAGGAAGCTTTGGTATCGCACCTGTTCTGAAGCAATCGGGCATGTTCCGTCCCCAAATGAAGCCTTTGCCGATCGATGGATTGTACGCAGTCGGTGCGTCGATCCATCCAGGCGGTGGGATACCGATTGTCATGCAAGGTGCAAAGCTTCTGGCTGACGAAATGATGCAAAAACCAGCCCAATGGGGGAGAGGAGAACTCGGATGA